TGAAGAACTTGGAGATAGTAGACCACCCTATGAAAGGGATGCAAGGTTAGGATGAGTACAAAAATTAAGGCGGCAATTTTAGGTGGCAGTGGCTTTGTTGGAATGGAAATTTACAGAATATTAAATAAGCAAATGGACGTCTCTATTGAATTTGTTTCTTCAGAATCATTAGCTGGTCAACCTGTTGAGAAATATTATCGTATGTTAAACAGCAAAAATAAACAACTAAAATTTAAACCAATCAGCCAACTTGAAGATGGATTTGATGTCGTGTTTTCGTGCCTTCCAACGGGAGTTTTACCGAAGTATATTGACGAAATCATACCAAAATCCACGGTTGTTTTTAATGTGAGTGGAGATTTTAGACTTCGGGATCAGCATCAGCTTGAAAAATACTACCCCCAATCCCTTAAAACAGAAACTTATTTAGAATCACAATATTTCATCCCTGAATTTCATGAGTTAGATAAAAAGTCTAAAATCATTAATTTACCAGGGTGTATGGCTGTGGCAAGCATTTACTCTCTTTATCCTCTTGTTAAAAATAATTTGATTGAGAACAGGGTAGTGATTGATGCGAAGACAGGATCTAGTGGGGGCGGAAAACGATCTCCGGAACATCCGGCAGAGAGGGCTCATAACCTACACCCGCATAAAGTTCATGGTCATCGGCATCAACCAGAGATTAATCATGCCTTTGAAGGCATGTTTGGGGTTGAACTAGATCTGCAGTTTTCAACTTACAGTTTAGATTTACCTCGCGGGATTATGGTAACTTCCTACTCTCAGTTGAAAGATAACATTTCGGAAGTTGACGTCAAAAAGTTTTTTTATCGTGATTTTAAGGGGATGCCTTTTATTGATTATCTAAGAGACAACAAGGGCGGGAGATTTAACCCGATGATTAAATCTACAGCAGGAACTAACAGAGTGGAAGTCGCAGCTTATGTAGACGGGAAAAACTGTGTTTCCATTTGTACATTAGACAACATGATTAAAGGGGCCGCTGGACAAGCTATCCAAGCGTTTAATCAATATTTCGGTTATCCCGAATTCCAGTCTCTGAACTTTCATAACGAAGGGATGTGGCCATAATTAGTCAATTGTATGTGATTAAGGTAGGCAGCAGCACCGTTCTTTCTTCGAATCACACGATTTACGAAGAGGTTAGGAGGATTGCGGATAAAGGAAACCAAATCATTCTGGTCGTAGGAGGAGCTAAAGGAATAGAGAAGTATTATGAGCAAATCCAGAGGGAAGTAACGTTTCTGGAGCTGAGCAATGGAGGCCAGGCGAGGTATTGTAACCAAGAAGAAATGGACCATATCTACAAAGCTTATGATCAAGTAATGATTCCAACCGTAAGAAATAAACTCCAAGAACAAGGGTTAAAAACTTATGTGCAATGTGCGGGTGACCATGAGGTAGTAACGGGAAAGCAGGGGCCGCCTCTTAAGGCTCAGGAGAATGGCAAAAAGAGAGTTGTACGGGATTCGTTGTATGGTTCTTACTATTCGTGTGAGACGCAATTAATCAAATCTTTATTAGATGACTTTGATGTCGTGTGCTTAACGCCGCCCCTTCAGAATGTAGACAATCCTCATCAATATCTCAATATTGATGCTGATATGCTTGCAGCCCATTTATCTGTTCATATGAAAGCCCACCATTTGAGGTTTGTTACAGGGACCAATGGATTATTAAAGGATATTGATGAACCATCATCGACAATTAACGATATTTACTTAAATGATTCCTTAGACTTTGTCAAAGGTAGAATGAAGCAAAAAGTACGGGCCGCTCAATTAGCTATAAAAAAAGGAATCAGTGATGTTTGTATAATGGGGCCTTCTATGGAACATCAACACTCCACTTGGTTTTGGGACATCGAAAATTATAAAGGTAACCACGATTTAATAAATAAGATCGTTCGTATTCCTTCTGTTTCGCGTAATGAAGAAGAACTTACTCAGTACCTTTTCAATAATGTCCAATTACCAGGGGTTAAAAACACCGTGGATAAAGCAGGGAACATTGTATTTGAAAAAGGAGAAGGAGAAAACACTCTCTTGTTATTAGGACATGTAGATACAGTTCCTTACTTGTGGAAGGTGAAAAGTGACAAGAAGATGATCACAGGAAGAGGATCTGTGGATGCAAAAGGTTGTTTTGCAAATTTCATCCAGATGCTAAGAGATGTAAAGGTTCCGGAAAATGGTAAGTTAAAGGTTATTGGGGCCGTGGAAGAAGAGGTA
This window of the Halobacillus sp. Marseille-Q1614 genome carries:
- a CDS encoding M20/M25/M40 family metallo-hydrolase: MAIISQLYVIKVGSSTVLSSNHTIYEEVRRIADKGNQIILVVGGAKGIEKYYEQIQREVTFLELSNGGQARYCNQEEMDHIYKAYDQVMIPTVRNKLQEQGLKTYVQCAGDHEVVTGKQGPPLKAQENGKKRVVRDSLYGSYYSCETQLIKSLLDDFDVVCLTPPLQNVDNPHQYLNIDADMLAAHLSVHMKAHHLRFVTGTNGLLKDIDEPSSTINDIYLNDSLDFVKGRMKQKVRAAQLAIKKGISDVCIMGPSMEHQHSTWFWDIENYKGNHDLINKIVRIPSVSRNEEELTQYLFNNVQLPGVKNTVDKAGNIVFEKGEGENTLLLLGHVDTVPYLWKVKSDKKMITGRGSVDAKGCFANFIQMLRDVKVPENGKLKVIGAVEEEVSSSAGAYYVRDHHPADAVIIGEPSGEHNLTLGYHGLLKLGITIQKSQKHSASRENVSVADHFYSIKNELEMRVRKVDPDHVATTTKINQHKKEDMDVLEAILNFRISPGVDIDYLSELNLTISKEVSIKVLRATPGFINKRNCPLVKAFAKSFASQKVKFKYLKKTGTSDMNTLATTWTNIPIVAYGPGDSNLDHTNEEFQLYKEIDQSRTILKGTIDHWFSKIPEVDKNAHRPKVTQH
- the argC gene encoding N-acetyl-gamma-glutamyl-phosphate reductase; amino-acid sequence: MSTKIKAAILGGSGFVGMEIYRILNKQMDVSIEFVSSESLAGQPVEKYYRMLNSKNKQLKFKPISQLEDGFDVVFSCLPTGVLPKYIDEIIPKSTVVFNVSGDFRLRDQHQLEKYYPQSLKTETYLESQYFIPEFHELDKKSKIINLPGCMAVASIYSLYPLVKNNLIENRVVIDAKTGSSGGGKRSPEHPAERAHNLHPHKVHGHRHQPEINHAFEGMFGVELDLQFSTYSLDLPRGIMVTSYSQLKDNISEVDVKKFFYRDFKGMPFIDYLRDNKGGRFNPMIKSTAGTNRVEVAAYVDGKNCVSICTLDNMIKGAAGQAIQAFNQYFGYPEFQSLNFHNEGMWP